A single genomic interval of Sinorhizobium garamanticum harbors:
- a CDS encoding ABC transporter transmembrane domain-containing protein → MSRRENQPPAGRSIRPLATVLPYLARYRRLVIGAGISLTLAAITTLTLPLAVRRMIDNGFSNSDSGFINTYFSMLMVLAVVLALASAARYYFVISLGERIVADLRRDVFAKVTRLSASFFDVNQSGEIVSRLTADTTQIKSAVGATASVALRNLILCLGAIGMMIYTSPKLSSLVLAAIPVIVFPLVGFGRSVRRRSRQAQDTLATASAYAGEAIAAARTVQAFNGEESANRHFGSAVEDAYGAARAAIRARSILTGFAITMVFGSVVAVLWFGARDVLAGTLSAGTLSQFLLYSVFAAGSLGALSEVWGELSQAAGAAERLNELLTEVPQIQAPEHPVAMPVPAEGAIAFADVHFAYPARPDFKSLNGLSFAVKPGETVAIVGPSGAGKSTVFSMLLRYYDPAKGTVTVDGIDARTVDLKELRDRIAIVPQDTTIFAASVHDNIAFGAADASREAVRAAAVAAQADEFIAKLDQGYDAQVGERGVTLSGGQRQRIAIARAILRNAPILLLDEATSALDAESETLVQTALDGLMRQRTTIVIAHRLATVLKADRILVMDHGRIVEEGTHASLIRQGGLYAKLARLQFDHGAEALFVAART, encoded by the coding sequence GTGTCCAGACGAGAAAACCAACCGCCAGCCGGCAGATCCATTCGCCCGTTGGCCACAGTGCTCCCCTACCTGGCGCGATATCGCCGGCTGGTGATCGGAGCGGGGATCTCGCTGACGCTCGCCGCTATCACTACCCTGACCTTGCCGTTGGCCGTTCGGCGGATGATCGACAACGGCTTCTCCAATTCCGATTCCGGCTTCATCAACACTTATTTCTCCATGCTGATGGTGCTGGCCGTCGTCCTCGCCCTTGCCAGTGCGGCGCGCTACTACTTCGTCATCTCGCTCGGCGAGCGCATCGTCGCCGATCTCCGCCGCGACGTCTTCGCGAAGGTTACGCGGCTTTCCGCGTCCTTCTTCGACGTCAACCAATCCGGAGAGATCGTTTCGCGCCTGACGGCCGACACGACTCAGATCAAGTCAGCCGTTGGCGCCACGGCCTCGGTGGCGCTGCGCAATCTGATCCTCTGTCTCGGCGCCATCGGCATGATGATCTATACCAGCCCGAAGCTCTCGAGCCTCGTGCTTGCCGCGATCCCGGTGATCGTCTTCCCTCTCGTCGGTTTCGGCCGGTCCGTCCGCCGGCGCTCGCGCCAAGCGCAGGACACGCTTGCCACGGCCTCCGCCTATGCCGGCGAGGCGATCGCCGCGGCCCGCACGGTCCAGGCCTTCAATGGTGAGGAAAGCGCCAACCGGCACTTCGGCAGCGCGGTGGAGGACGCCTATGGTGCCGCCCGCGCGGCGATCCGGGCGCGGTCGATCCTCACTGGATTCGCCATCACCATGGTCTTCGGCAGCGTCGTCGCGGTGCTCTGGTTCGGCGCGCGCGACGTGCTTGCGGGCACGCTTTCGGCGGGCACACTCAGCCAGTTCCTGCTCTATTCGGTGTTCGCCGCCGGCAGCCTCGGCGCGCTCTCGGAAGTCTGGGGCGAGCTCTCGCAAGCGGCAGGTGCCGCCGAGCGCCTCAACGAACTGCTGACCGAAGTACCGCAGATCCAGGCGCCAGAGCATCCGGTCGCCATGCCCGTGCCGGCAGAGGGCGCCATCGCGTTTGCCGACGTTCACTTCGCCTATCCCGCGCGCCCGGACTTTAAGAGCCTGAACGGCCTGAGTTTCGCGGTCAAGCCGGGCGAAACTGTCGCCATCGTCGGCCCCTCCGGCGCGGGCAAAAGCACCGTCTTCTCGATGCTCCTGCGCTACTATGATCCGGCCAAAGGGACCGTTACCGTCGACGGCATCGACGCCCGCACGGTTGACCTCAAGGAGTTGCGCGACCGCATCGCCATTGTGCCGCAGGATACGACGATCTTCGCCGCCTCCGTGCACGACAACATTGCCTTCGGCGCAGCGGATGCAAGCCGGGAAGCCGTGCGCGCAGCAGCCGTCGCCGCACAAGCCGACGAATTCATCGCGAAGCTGGATCAGGGCTACGACGCTCAGGTCGGCGAGCGCGGGGTGACGCTTTCCGGCGGTCAGCGTCAGCGCATCGCGATTGCGCGAGCGATTCTCAGGAACGCGCCGATCCTTCTGCTGGACGAAGCAACCTCCGCGCTCGACGCCGAGAGCGAGACTTTGGTGCAGACGGCGCTCGATGGTCTGATGCGGCAGCGCACGACTATTGTCATCGCCCATCGGCTCGCGACCGTGCTCAAGGCCGACCGCATCCTTGTCATGGATCATGGCCGCATCGTCGAGGAAGGCACGCATGCGTCGCTGATCCGCCAGGGCGGCCTTTACGCGAAACTCGCCCGGCTGCAGTTCGACCACGGCGCGGAAGCGCTCTTCGTCGCGGCGCGAACTTAG
- the rpmE gene encoding 50S ribosomal protein L31, giving the protein MKADIHPDYHMIKVVMTDGTEYETRSTWGAEGATMNLEIDPKSHPAWTGGNQQLVDRGGRVSKFKKRFEGLGL; this is encoded by the coding sequence ATGAAGGCAGACATCCATCCCGACTACCACATGATCAAGGTGGTCATGACCGACGGTACTGAATACGAAACCCGCTCGACCTGGGGTGCGGAAGGCGCCACCATGAACCTGGAAATCGATCCGAAGTCGCATCCAGCTTGGACGGGCGGCAACCAGCAGCTCGTCGACCGCGGCGGCCGCGTTTCCAAGTTCAAGAAGCGCTTCGAAGGCCTCGGCCTCTGA
- a CDS encoding DUF1465 family protein — protein sequence MSERGLNTVSFAGHAASSAQFKALYAEGMGLVEETASYLDGPGRLASKALPRMASVLYAAESMRLTTRLMQMASWLLLQRAVNNGEMSRDQVLSEKSKVRLDSFNVDRNAPGWNDLPEMFRDLIERSLRLQNRVAILDREIYRPQEATNFVPDNQNGVKAQIKLLQTAFGTN from the coding sequence ATGTCCGAGAGAGGATTGAATACCGTCAGTTTCGCGGGGCACGCTGCGTCCTCGGCGCAGTTCAAGGCACTCTATGCAGAAGGCATGGGCCTGGTCGAGGAAACCGCGAGCTATCTCGACGGGCCGGGCCGCCTGGCCTCCAAGGCGCTGCCGCGCATGGCCTCGGTGCTCTACGCCGCAGAGTCGATGCGGCTTACCACGCGGCTGATGCAGATGGCCTCCTGGCTTCTCCTTCAGCGCGCCGTCAACAACGGCGAAATGAGCCGTGATCAGGTTCTTTCGGAAAAGAGCAAGGTGCGCCTCGACAGCTTCAACGTGGATCGCAACGCGCCGGGCTGGAACGATCTCCCCGAGATGTTCCGCGACCTGATCGAACGGTCGCTCCGCCTGCAGAACCGTGTCGCGATACTCGACCGCGAGATTTACCGGCCGCAGGAGGCGACGAACTTCGTTCCGGACAACCAGAACGGCGTCAAGGCGCAGATCAAGCTGCTGCAGACCGCCTTCGGCACCAACTGA
- a CDS encoding DUF1192 domain-containing protein, producing the protein MSLFDDDLPKKKRAHEIGSDLSLLSVDELTARIALLTEEIARLEAERDRKSASRSAADKLFR; encoded by the coding sequence ATGAGCCTGTTTGACGACGACCTCCCAAAGAAGAAGAGAGCCCACGAGATCGGCAGCGATCTGTCGCTGCTCTCGGTCGATGAACTGACGGCGCGCATCGCGCTCTTGACGGAGGAGATTGCGCGATTGGAGGCCGAACGGGACCGCAAGTCGGCGAGCCGGTCGGCGGCCGACAAGCTCTTTCGCTAG
- a CDS encoding MFS transporter: MRNNLLPVTALLLGTLFLFLGNGLQSLLLPVRGTAEGYPTTILGLLGTSWASGFVLGCFLGPNVVKRIGHVRAFSVFAALIAIISLLTGILVDPIWWVALRAVTGFSTAGTSMIIESWLNERATNESRGVIFSLYIAITLFGVVGGQMMIPFGETSTTFFFMICGILYCVAMLPTLLSKAATPQPLKQVRLDLRGLYRNSPVSFLGILLVGIANGAFGTLGAVFGRQAGLTDSTVATMMSVAIFAGAVMQLPAGRISDRIDRRYVLAALAGVGALAGLLIFLVEPSQVWIVLTLIAIYGAAANALYPIAVSHANDFATTEEFVKVSGGLLLLYGIGTIIGPTIGGPVMTATGPYGLFMITACAHMLITAYAIVRSRRRAPVPVAERDAFSPVNAGTPTTPESLQLSPRAAPLDELRDEDVSDNPEEEERSNEPV, from the coding sequence ATGAGAAATAACCTGCTTCCCGTCACCGCGCTCCTGCTTGGCACTCTGTTTCTCTTCCTTGGAAACGGTCTGCAGAGTCTGCTCCTGCCGGTCCGCGGCACGGCCGAGGGATATCCGACAACCATTCTCGGCCTCCTTGGCACGTCCTGGGCCTCCGGTTTTGTGCTCGGCTGCTTCTTAGGGCCGAACGTCGTCAAGCGTATCGGGCATGTGCGCGCATTCAGTGTCTTCGCGGCGTTGATCGCGATCATCTCACTACTCACCGGCATCCTGGTCGATCCGATCTGGTGGGTTGCGTTGCGCGCGGTCACGGGTTTCTCGACCGCCGGCACATCGATGATCATCGAAAGCTGGCTGAACGAGCGCGCCACCAATGAAAGCCGCGGCGTGATCTTCTCGCTCTACATCGCGATCACGCTTTTCGGCGTCGTCGGCGGCCAGATGATGATACCTTTTGGCGAGACGTCGACGACCTTCTTTTTCATGATCTGCGGCATTCTCTATTGCGTCGCGATGCTGCCGACGCTGCTTTCCAAGGCCGCCACGCCGCAACCGCTGAAACAGGTCCGGCTCGATCTGCGCGGCCTCTATCGCAATTCGCCGGTTTCCTTTCTCGGCATCCTGCTGGTCGGCATCGCCAATGGCGCCTTCGGCACGCTTGGCGCCGTTTTCGGCCGCCAGGCCGGCCTTACCGACAGCACGGTCGCGACGATGATGAGCGTGGCAATCTTTGCGGGAGCCGTCATGCAATTGCCTGCGGGCCGTATTTCCGACCGTATCGACCGACGCTACGTGCTGGCCGCGCTTGCCGGCGTCGGCGCGCTTGCGGGTCTGCTGATCTTCCTCGTCGAACCGAGCCAGGTCTGGATCGTGTTGACGCTGATCGCCATCTACGGTGCCGCCGCCAATGCGCTCTATCCGATCGCGGTCTCTCACGCCAACGACTTCGCCACAACAGAAGAATTCGTCAAGGTTTCGGGCGGCCTCTTGCTGCTCTACGGTATTGGCACGATCATCGGCCCGACGATCGGTGGACCGGTTATGACAGCGACGGGGCCCTACGGCCTGTTCATGATCACGGCTTGCGCGCATATGTTGATCACGGCCTATGCAATTGTCCGCAGCCGTCGCCGTGCACCGGTTCCGGTCGCCGAGCGCGACGCCTTCTCGCCGGTCAATGCGGGTACGCCGACGACGCCGGAAAGCCTGCAGCTTTCGCCGCGTGCCGCGCCGCTGGATGAGCTACGCGACGAGGATGTCAGCGACAACCCCGAGGAAGAGGAGAGATCGAATGAGCCTGTTTGA
- a CDS encoding adenylate/guanylate cyclase domain-containing protein yields MKIEGLLERRLTAILAADVVGYSRLMSTDEAGTLAAMKRHRREFLEPKIANHKGRVVKLAGDSMLVEFSSVVNAVACAAEIQRGMLARNEGLPRSRRIELRIGVHLGDVIVEDGDIFGDGVNVAARLEGLADPSGIAVSASVRDHVGSRLDLGFVDKGEHALKNIAPSVRVYTISFGDVAVQKPAGPAIVMVEPGYELSVAVLPFTNMSQDPEQEYFSDGITEDIITDLSKISRLHVVARNTVFTYKGKPVKVKQIAQELGVRFILEGSVRKVGERVRITGQLIDAQTGGHLWADRYDRELTDIFMIQDEITHAIVDQLRIKLLPEEKKAIESDPTTSVEAYTYYLRGRQFSRTWTRSYLLLARRMFLKAVELDPNYARAYAGIAECECAIRDWHEKEFPLESIFDMSAKALALDPNLAEAHASRGLALTHDGQTEEAGREFRQALALEPSLYEANLYYGRFLFAQGRFQEAIGFFERAAGIRPDDYFSPIHLMGCYFSLGMEPERQRWARIGIERAKSALERHPENASPAHRGALALAHMGEAERAKEWLARALAIDPDDVVAQYNAACVYSLLGEGERALDLLETVVPQSSSYHFHWFKQDSDLDPIRDHPRFQALLDAIKDCEDAPR; encoded by the coding sequence ATGAAAATCGAGGGTCTCTTGGAACGTCGTCTGACCGCTATCCTCGCTGCCGATGTCGTGGGTTACAGCCGCCTCATGAGCACCGACGAAGCCGGCACGCTGGCAGCGATGAAAAGGCATCGTCGCGAGTTCCTGGAGCCCAAGATCGCAAACCACAAGGGACGTGTCGTCAAGCTTGCAGGCGACAGCATGCTCGTCGAATTTTCGAGTGTGGTGAATGCGGTTGCCTGTGCCGCGGAAATTCAGCGCGGCATGCTCGCCAGGAACGAGGGCCTGCCAAGGAGCAGGCGCATCGAGCTCAGGATCGGTGTTCACCTCGGCGATGTCATCGTCGAAGACGGTGACATTTTCGGTGACGGCGTAAACGTTGCGGCCAGACTAGAAGGCTTGGCCGATCCCTCCGGCATCGCGGTTTCGGCCTCGGTGCGCGATCACGTCGGCTCGCGGCTTGACCTCGGCTTCGTCGACAAGGGCGAGCATGCGCTGAAGAACATTGCCCCGAGTGTGCGCGTCTACACCATCTCCTTCGGCGACGTGGCGGTCCAGAAACCAGCGGGGCCGGCCATCGTCATGGTGGAACCCGGTTATGAGCTTTCGGTGGCCGTTCTTCCCTTCACGAACATGAGCCAAGATCCGGAGCAGGAATATTTCTCCGACGGCATTACCGAGGACATTATCACGGATCTCTCGAAGATCTCGCGCCTGCATGTCGTCGCCCGGAACACCGTCTTCACCTACAAGGGCAAGCCGGTGAAGGTGAAGCAGATCGCCCAGGAACTCGGCGTCCGTTTCATTCTCGAAGGCAGTGTCCGCAAGGTGGGTGAGCGCGTCCGCATCACCGGCCAGCTTATCGATGCCCAGACCGGCGGGCATCTGTGGGCCGACCGCTACGATCGCGAGCTCACGGACATTTTCATGATCCAGGACGAGATCACGCACGCGATCGTCGACCAGCTCAGGATCAAGCTGCTGCCGGAAGAGAAGAAGGCGATCGAAAGCGATCCGACCACATCCGTGGAGGCCTATACTTATTACCTGCGCGGCCGGCAGTTCTCGCGTACCTGGACCCGGTCCTACCTCCTGCTTGCGCGCCGGATGTTTTTGAAGGCCGTCGAGCTCGATCCGAACTATGCCCGTGCCTATGCGGGGATTGCCGAATGCGAATGCGCGATCAGGGACTGGCACGAAAAGGAGTTTCCGCTCGAGAGTATTTTCGACATGAGCGCCAAGGCGCTGGCCCTTGATCCAAACCTGGCAGAAGCGCATGCCTCACGCGGGTTGGCCCTCACTCACGACGGGCAAACGGAGGAGGCGGGGCGCGAGTTCCGCCAGGCGCTGGCGCTTGAGCCTTCGCTCTACGAGGCGAATTTATACTATGGCCGCTTCCTGTTCGCACAGGGTCGATTTCAAGAAGCGATCGGATTCTTCGAGCGTGCGGCCGGGATCCGGCCGGACGACTATTTTTCGCCAATTCATTTGATGGGTTGCTATTTCTCACTCGGCATGGAACCCGAGCGTCAGCGCTGGGCGCGCATCGGCATCGAACGGGCAAAAAGCGCGCTGGAACGGCACCCGGAAAACGCCAGCCCGGCCCATCGCGGTGCATTGGCGCTTGCACATATGGGCGAAGCCGAGCGCGCCAAGGAATGGCTGGCCCGCGCATTGGCCATCGACCCGGACGACGTCGTCGCGCAATACAATGCCGCCTGCGTCTATTCGCTTCTCGGCGAGGGCGAGCGCGCGCTCGATCTCCTCGAGACGGTCGTGCCGCAGAGCTCGAGCTACCACTTCCACTGGTTCAAGCAGGACTCGGATCTCGACCCCATTCGCGACCATCCCCGCTTCCAGGCGCTCCTTGATGCGATCAAGGACTGCGAGGATGCGCCCCGCTGA
- a CDS encoding PhzF family phenazine biosynthesis protein, whose product MTTVSFVTVDVFTSERFAGNQLAVIPDARGLTDRQMQAIATEFGYSEVTFVLPPDDPANTARVRIFTPTTEVPFAGHPNVGTAFVLGRQSEIFGKLPGDNLRFEEKAGLVEVALLRQDSVVTGASIVAPQQLAVGPIIDAATIAACASLRPESVSDRCHAPVRISVGLAFAVAEIRDVETLSTARPNVSAFDEANDRYPLAEDSFSLFLYARTQHQPWQIRARMFAPLDNVIEDPATGSACAALGAYLVSLLPEADAEIELMIEQGVEMGRRSLMAVTVSKQGGAVGKVSISGDCVTAMHGSIEL is encoded by the coding sequence ATGACAACCGTTTCCTTCGTCACTGTCGATGTTTTCACTTCCGAACGCTTCGCCGGAAACCAGCTTGCCGTGATCCCGGACGCACGCGGACTGACCGATCGTCAAATGCAGGCGATTGCCACAGAATTCGGCTATTCCGAAGTCACCTTTGTTCTTCCACCGGACGATCCCGCAAACACCGCCCGCGTGCGCATTTTCACGCCCACGACCGAAGTGCCCTTTGCCGGACATCCGAATGTCGGCACCGCCTTCGTGCTCGGTCGACAATCGGAAATCTTCGGCAAGTTGCCGGGCGACAACCTGCGTTTCGAGGAAAAGGCGGGACTGGTCGAGGTGGCCCTCTTGCGCCAAGACAGCGTTGTTACCGGCGCGAGCATCGTCGCGCCACAGCAGCTTGCCGTCGGACCCATCATTGACGCAGCAACCATCGCCGCCTGCGCCTCACTCCGCCCGGAAAGCGTGAGCGATCGCTGCCACGCGCCGGTGCGGATTTCCGTCGGCCTTGCCTTCGCCGTCGCCGAAATCCGGGATGTGGAAACGCTCTCAACGGCGCGTCCGAACGTCAGCGCCTTCGACGAGGCGAATGATCGTTATCCGCTTGCCGAAGACAGTTTCAGCCTGTTCCTCTACGCCCGCACACAGCACCAACCGTGGCAAATAAGAGCCCGCATGTTCGCGCCACTCGACAATGTCATCGAGGACCCGGCAACCGGCAGCGCTTGCGCCGCACTCGGCGCCTATCTCGTCTCGCTTCTTCCGGAGGCCGACGCGGAAATCGAACTTATGATCGAGCAGGGCGTCGAGATGGGCCGGCGCAGTCTGATGGCGGTTACCGTCAGCAAGCAGGGCGGCGCGGTCGGTAAGGTTAGCATCTCGGGTGATTGCGTGACGGCGATGCACGGATCGATCGAGCTATGA
- a CDS encoding class I fructose-bisphosphate aldolase translates to MSDRLEDIAVAMVANGRGLLAADESTATIKKRFDSIGLESTETSRRDYREMLLRSDEAMREYISGVILYEETLFQKAADGTPLVEIIRKSGSIPGIKVDTGAKPMPYFAKETITEGLDGLAARLAKYHEAGARFAKWRGVIAISDALPTWGAIKANAHALARYAALCQEAKIVPIVEPEVLMDGAPGDHSIERSEEVTEWVLRTVFEELGDARVKLEGMILKPSMVIDGKKARKASVSEVAERTVKVLKRTVPSAVPGIAFLSGGQSTEEATAHLSAINTAHDLPWKLTFSYGRALQQEALNAWNGKAENVAAGQRAFIHRAKMCSLAAKGSWKKDLEKAA, encoded by the coding sequence ATGAGCGATAGACTGGAAGATATTGCGGTTGCGATGGTGGCCAACGGCCGGGGCCTGCTCGCCGCTGACGAGTCGACCGCAACAATCAAGAAGCGCTTCGACAGTATTGGACTGGAATCCACCGAGACCTCGCGCCGCGATTATCGCGAGATGCTGTTGCGCTCGGACGAGGCGATGCGCGAATACATCTCCGGCGTCATCCTCTATGAGGAAACCCTGTTCCAGAAAGCGGCGGACGGCACGCCGCTGGTCGAAATCATCCGCAAGTCCGGCTCGATCCCCGGCATCAAGGTCGATACCGGCGCCAAGCCAATGCCCTATTTTGCCAAGGAAACGATCACCGAAGGCCTTGATGGTCTCGCAGCGCGGCTTGCGAAGTATCACGAGGCCGGTGCCCGCTTTGCCAAATGGCGTGGCGTCATCGCAATCTCGGACGCCCTTCCTACCTGGGGTGCGATCAAGGCCAATGCCCATGCGCTTGCCCGCTATGCGGCCCTCTGCCAGGAAGCCAAGATCGTGCCGATCGTCGAGCCGGAGGTGCTGATGGACGGCGCCCCCGGCGACCACTCGATCGAGCGCTCGGAAGAAGTGACCGAATGGGTACTGCGCACCGTCTTCGAAGAACTCGGTGACGCGCGGGTGAAGCTCGAAGGCATGATCCTGAAGCCGAGCATGGTGATCGACGGCAAGAAGGCACGCAAGGCGTCCGTCAGCGAGGTTGCCGAGCGCACGGTCAAGGTGCTGAAGCGCACCGTGCCTTCCGCCGTTCCCGGCATCGCTTTCCTCTCCGGCGGCCAGTCGACGGAAGAAGCAACCGCACATCTCTCCGCCATCAACACGGCACACGATCTGCCCTGGAAGCTTACCTTCTCCTATGGCCGCGCCCTGCAACAAGAGGCGCTTAATGCGTGGAACGGCAAGGCGGAAAACGTCGCCGCCGGCCAGCGCGCCTTCATCCATCGCGCGAAGATGTGCAGCCTCGCTGCCAAGGGCAGTTGGAAGAAGGACCTCGAAAAGGCGGCTTGA
- a CDS encoding phosphoglycerate kinase — protein MTFKTLDDLTDIAGKRVLVRVDLNVPVKDGQVTDTTRIERVAPTIRELSEKGAKVILLAHFGRPKGEPVADMSLKAIAPAVEEILDQRVHFAADCIGDKATNAIAEMNDGDVLLLENTRFHKGEEKNDPAFVTALAANGDIYVNDAFSAAHRAHASTEGLAHHLPAYAGRTMQAELEALEKGLGNPKRPVVAIVGGAKVSTKIDLLQNLVKKVDALVIGGGMANTFLAAQGIDVGKSLCEHDLADTAKSIIAAASAAGCAIVLPEDGVVAREFKAGADNEVVDIKAIPTDAMVLDVGPKSVGAVNDWISRAETLVWNGPLGAFEIAPFDKATVAAAKHAAARTRTGSLVSVAGGGDTVAALNHAEVADDFTYVSTAGGAFLEWMEGKPLPGVDILNQQK, from the coding sequence ATGACTTTCAAGACTCTCGACGATCTGACCGACATCGCCGGCAAGCGCGTACTGGTGCGCGTCGATCTCAACGTGCCGGTCAAGGATGGCCAGGTGACCGATACGACCCGCATCGAGCGCGTTGCCCCGACCATCCGCGAGCTTTCCGAAAAGGGCGCCAAGGTCATCCTGCTTGCCCATTTCGGCCGTCCGAAGGGCGAACCGGTCGCCGACATGTCGCTGAAGGCAATCGCGCCCGCCGTTGAGGAAATTCTCGACCAGCGCGTTCATTTCGCCGCCGACTGCATCGGCGACAAGGCCACCAATGCCATTGCCGAGATGAACGACGGTGACGTGCTCCTGCTTGAAAACACCCGCTTCCACAAGGGCGAGGAAAAGAACGATCCGGCTTTCGTCACGGCGCTGGCGGCCAATGGCGACATCTATGTCAACGACGCCTTCTCCGCCGCTCATCGCGCCCATGCCTCGACCGAGGGGCTCGCGCATCATCTTCCGGCCTATGCGGGCCGCACCATGCAGGCCGAGCTCGAAGCCCTCGAAAAGGGCCTCGGCAATCCGAAGCGCCCGGTCGTCGCGATCGTCGGCGGCGCCAAGGTTTCCACCAAGATCGACCTCCTGCAGAACCTTGTGAAGAAGGTCGACGCCCTCGTCATCGGCGGCGGCATGGCCAATACCTTCCTTGCCGCACAGGGCATCGATGTCGGCAAATCGCTCTGCGAGCATGATCTTGCGGACACGGCAAAGTCGATCATTGCCGCCGCGTCTGCCGCCGGCTGCGCCATCGTGCTGCCCGAAGACGGCGTCGTCGCCCGCGAGTTCAAGGCCGGTGCTGACAACGAAGTCGTGGACATCAAGGCGATCCCCACCGATGCGATGGTGTTGGATGTCGGCCCGAAATCGGTCGGCGCGGTCAACGACTGGATCTCTCGGGCTGAGACGCTGGTGTGGAACGGTCCGCTCGGCGCTTTCGAAATCGCACCGTTCGACAAGGCGACCGTCGCTGCCGCAAAGCATGCGGCGGCCCGCACCCGGACCGGCTCGCTCGTCTCCGTCGCCGGCGGCGGTGATACGGTTGCGGCTCTCAACCACGCCGAAGTCGCGGACGATTTCACCTATGTTTCGACGGCCGGCGGCGCCTTCCTCGAATGGATGGAAGGCAAGCCACTGCCGGGTGTCGACATCCTCAACCAGCAGAAGTGA
- a CDS encoding putative glycolipid-binding domain-containing protein produces MFRALSSTTVRWRPLEGEGLEHLCLRALEATAGAAIRAESVVIGERGGRPYGLRYRIDCDAHWQVMSFLIETTDGKTLHLLSDRQGHWRDLNGVALPEFDGCIDIDLAGTPFTNTLPIRRLNLNRKAGTTKLKMLFVPFDTFEPTVDGQHYTCLENGKLYRFEAEDGSFTADLPVDENGLVIDYPTLFQRLSPETI; encoded by the coding sequence ATGTTTCGGGCCCTTTCCTCAACGACGGTGCGATGGCGCCCGCTCGAGGGGGAAGGGCTCGAACATCTTTGCCTCAGGGCACTCGAAGCAACGGCCGGCGCGGCGATCCGCGCCGAAAGCGTCGTCATCGGCGAGCGCGGCGGCCGTCCTTATGGCCTGCGTTACCGGATCGATTGCGACGCGCACTGGCAGGTGATGTCGTTCCTGATCGAAACGACGGACGGCAAAACATTGCATCTGCTCTCGGACCGCCAGGGGCATTGGCGCGACCTCAACGGCGTCGCCCTCCCTGAATTCGACGGCTGCATCGACATCGACCTGGCCGGCACACCCTTCACCAACACGCTCCCGATCCGCAGGCTCAACCTCAACCGGAAAGCCGGTACGACAAAGCTCAAGATGCTCTTTGTGCCGTTCGACACCTTCGAACCCACGGTCGACGGCCAGCATTACACCTGCCTCGAGAACGGCAAGCTCTACCGCTTCGAGGCAGAGGATGGAAGCTTCACGGCCGACCTGCCGGTGGACGAAAACGGCCTCGTCATCGACTACCCTACCCTTTTCCAGAGACTATCACCGGAGACTATCTGA